The DNA window TTTAGACATTTCATATTTTCAATTTTATTATATTTTGTTAATGTTGTTTTACTATTAACAAAAAAATAAATTACCCTATGCCGATACCTGATACTCCTGTGCCCGATAACTTAACATCTGACACAGCGATAAATGACCCCGCAATACCAAGCAAGTGCTCTTCATTCATCAAGGGTATTTTTGATAGTCTTCCTATTGTCATCAGCTGTATTTTCATCTCCTTCACATTTCGCCTCAGTTCCGTCAAATTGGGATTCACTTCTCCTGAAGCAGTATCAGGCAAGAAAACTGCAATTTGGGCTTTCGGGTCAGCCGATGAAGTTTTTACTGCTGCAACAACAAAATTGATTAAAGATCAACGCAACCGGAGTGAAAACTGGATGGTCGCAATTGCCATTTGTTTATGGCTGCACTGGGTATTAGGTACGGTATCGGGCACACTTCTGGGAAATAGCCATCTGAATTCATATCCTGCGGTTGAAGCCACTATAACTTTTATGCTGTCTGCCATTCTGGCAGAAATTGTAATTGGTTGTTTAGCAGCCCTTATCCAGGCTCATATCACACAATTGGGTAAAAAATCATCCCTTCGCCCCGGAGCTAATCGAACTCCGGGTAAAAAAATGGGCAAGATAGATATTATTCTGAACAGTATTGGAGTCGCATCAATTTGCTCTCTTCTAATCCCTGATGTAATACAGGAGCACAATAAGCTTTTTCCGACTCTAATTGGCTGTTTTATCATCTATGTATTCCGCTATAAAACGCGCAGTATCATCTTTTCTACACTATCCAGATCAGCCATTTTTGGATTAACATTCAAGGTATTTATGAATTAGGTATCAATATTAAAAGAAATATGATGATAATAAATAACTATAATTGCTAAATTTAACTTTTAATATAGTATTTGTATGGTTTTTCGCAGAAGTTACTTTACCGGTTGAAACTAATAAGGTATCTAAACAATGGAAAGTTCATTCACTCCCACAGAAGAGTTGCTTAATTGCCGTGTTGCACAGCAAAAAGAGTTGAACAAAAGTTTGCCCTATCAAGAGATATTACTCACCCGCTTATCGATGCATGTCCAGAGTAAGATGCTGGAAAGTCGTAATAACATGCTGAGAGCGCAAGGAATCAATGAAACCTTGTTTATGGCACTGATGATCCTGGATACCAAAGAAAGCCGTAGCATTCAGCCATCAGAACTTAGCTCGGCGTTGGGTTCCTCTCGCACAAACGCAACTCGAATTGCTGATGAATTAGAAAAGCAAGGCTGGATAGAAAGAAAAGAGAGCCACAACGATCGCCGTTGTCTCCATCTTCATCTGACAGAAAAAGGTACAAATTTCTTGAATAGTTTACTCCCACCTCAGCATGAGTGTCTGGTTAAACTTTGGTCTGCCCTTGATCTGGAGGAACAAAAACAGTTAGAAAAATTGATGAGAAAATTGTTGACACAATTGGATAACATCGGGGATTGTTTGAAAAAGTGATTGTATTCTCCATGAACAATACCGGATCCCGAAAAATCACAATATGGCAACATGACCTAAAAAAACTTTTCTGCTAGCCAGTATCATTTGGTATGTCATATGGCCAATGATATGTCATATGGCTAACTATTATCCTCAGATAATAATCAATCCCATATAGCCCATCTTTTCCAGTAGTGTAACCCACGCTACTGGAAATGAGTGGTCTTTATGACGTGGATATATCATGCACAAGAAATATACGGAGATTCACTATGAGCCTTAGTGAGGAAAGTCCTTTGTCACCGACTTCAAATCGTCAGCAAAAGAATAAGAAACATCAACGTCGCAATATCATGATTTTTCTTACATTATTATTTTTAATTCTCGGTACGATTTATGCTGTTTACTGGCTCATCTTCTCGCGCCATCAACAAGAAACAGATAACGCTTATGCAGCAGGCAATCAAATACAAATCATGTCTCAGGTCGCGGGTAGTGTCACCACTATCTATTTTGATAATACCGACTTCGTAAAAAGTGGTAGTGTTCTGATACAGCTTGATCCCAGAGATGCTGAACTCACTCTGACAAAAGCGAAAAATGAACTGGCTACTGCCGTGCGGAAAACTCAGCAACAGATGGTTGACAGCAAAAAGTACCAAGCGATCATTGAACAGAAAAAGATTGCTCTGAGAAAAGCGCAGAATGATTTCAACCGAAGGAAAATACTTGGCAGACAAGATGCTATTGGTCAGGAAGAACTACAACATTCATATGAAAGTGTTGCACTTGCCCAGGCTGATCTGGATGTGGCCATCGAACAGTACAATAGTAATCAAGCTATCATTTTAAACACACCGTTGGAAAAACAACCTGTTGTAGAAAAAGCAGCTTCCGGGGTTCGTGATGCCTGGTTAAACTTGCAAAGAACGAAAATTGTCAGCCCTGTAGATGGATATGTTTCTCGTCGTAATGTACAAATAGGTTCTCGCATCAATATGGGAACACCTTTAATGGCTATCGTGCCAGCCACTAATATGTGGATTGAAGCCAATTTTAAAGAAACCCAACTTTCCAATATGAAGATCGGGCAACCGGCAAAAATTACCAGCGATTTTTACGGTAATGGCATCGTATATACAGGTAAAGTTGTTGGCCTTGATATGGGAACCGGTAGTGCTTTTTCTCTGCTGCCAGCCCAAAATGCCAGTGGAAACTGGATCAAAGTTGTTCAACGCTTGCCTGTTCGCATTGAACTTGAACCAGAACAACTGAAGCAGCATCCTCTGCGTATAGGCCTGTCAACAAAAGTGATTGTCGATACGGCAGATACCAATGGAATGACTTTGTCAACTACTGAGCGCATCAAACCAGCCTATCATACGAATGCCTTAATGATAGACATGTCTCCTGTAAATAAAATAGTTACTGACATCATTAATAGTAACTCTAATAATTAGTCATAAGGGGACGTCATGGTGACACGAGAACCACTTACAGGCGCGAAGCTGGCGCTACTGACCATTTCCCTCGCAATGGCTACTTTCATGTTGGTTTTGGATTCAACCATTGCTAACGTTGCCATACCGACAATTGCAGGAAATTTAGGTGCATCAAATTCCCAGGGAACATGGGTCATCACCTCTTTTGGTGTTGCAAACGCCATTTCCATTCCTGTTACCGGTTGGTTGGCAAAACGGTTTGGAGAGGTCAAACTGTTCATTTGGTCTACCGCTCTCTTTACCTTCTCCTCATGGCTGTGTGGCATCGCCAACAGCCTTGAGATGTTGATTGTATTTCGTATCATTCAGGGGCTAGTCGCAGGGCCAGTCCTTCCACTTTGTCAAAGCCTTTTGCTGAATAACTATCCTCCTGCCAAACGGAATATGGCATTGGCACTCTGGTCTGTTATGATCGTGGTTGCACCTATTTGTGGCCCGATACTGGGGGGTTATATCAGTGACAACTATCATTGGGGCTGGATTTTCTTTATTAACATACCTCTTGGTATCGGTATTATTTTTGTCTCAATGCAGATCTTACGAGGCCGGGAAACTAAAATCGAAATTAATCCTATTGATACGGTAGGATTAATTCTGCTGATCGTTGGTGTCGGTTGTCTGCAAATCATGCTTGATCAGGGTAAAGAGCTGGATTGGTTCAATTCCACTGAAATTATCGTCCTGACCGTCATCGCGGTTATCTCATTATCGTTTCTAATTGTATGGGAATTAACCGATGAACACCCTGTTATCGATCTATCATTATTCAAAGAGCGTAACTTTACTATCGGTACACTCAGTATCAGTCTCTCCTTCATGCTGTACTTCGGCAGTATCGTCCTGTTGCCACAGTTACTACAAGAAGTGTTCGGTTATACCGCAACATGGGCCGGCTTTGCAGCTGCTCCGATAGGGTTGTTGCCTCTGCTACTTTCACCACTCATTGGCAAATATGGTCATAAGATCGATATGCGTTTGATCGTAACATTCAGTTTCATTACTTATACTGTCTGTTTCTATTGGCGGGCATATGCATTTGAACCAGGGATGGATTTCGCTACTGCGGCATGGCCTCAATTCGTACAGGGACTCGCTATAGCTTGCTTCTTCATGCCTTTGACAACCATAACTTTGTCAGGTTTAGGACCAGAGCGCATGGCATCAGCTTCCAGCCTGTCAAACTTTACCCGTATATTATCAGGCTCGATTGGAACATCCATCACAACCACAATGTGGACACAACGTGAGTCCGTGCACCACTCATACTTTACGGAGAATATCAATCCGTATAACCCTAATTATCAGCAAACTTATCAACAGCTCTCCCAACTAGGTATGAATGACCAACAGATTTCAGCTTATTTGGCAAAGGGGATCACTCATCAGGGGTTGATTATTGCAGCCAATGAAATTTTTTGGCTTTCCGCAGGTGTATTCCTGGTGTTGACATTGCTGGTCTGGATGGCAAAACCACCTTTTGGTGCAGGAAATCAGGGGAGTGGAGGAGCACACTAACCCGATTTTATCCTAATGACAGGAGGCCGATTTTCCTGATAATCGTTGACAAAACTTGTTTACAAAGAACCCGACTGGCAGTCGGGTTCTTTGTTATCTATGCTCCTGGGGATTAATGAGCGTCTCCTGCCTCTCACCGGAGGCCAGCCTTTGGCCAGGCAAATTCGTTCCCGACGAATCTGTTATTCCCTTGCTGCCGCGACGCAGCTTGAAATCCATTGGGTATAAAATAAATGGTTAGTATTTAACTCACTTTATATGAGCAGTTTTTACAAACTCAGCAATTGGATTAATCAAATTCTCAGAAAATTTCAGACTTTTAGAGGGATCAGATAAATCCAACATTTGACGATTATTAGCAATTTGCAGACGATTCAGACAGCACCGTTTAATTTCTGGTGTAAGCAGTTCATATTGAATAAATTTTTCTCTAAGTTCTGGATGCTCAAGCTGATAATCCAGAATACAATCTGCTACCGCTTTCCAGAAATCTTCTTGTGGATATCCGCCCTGTTCGTCAAGAATTGCCGACAGATAGCGAAAAACTCCATCAAATACGTCAGATAAAATAGTCAATGATTTCATTTCTTCTGGCATATTCACTTTCACCCGACTCGCCTTTTCTGGCAAATCAGCATCAGGGTTCATCACCAGAATTTCTTCTGCCAAATCTTTCATAAAGATGTATTGCGGTATATGCTTCTCAAGCACCATAATGATATTTTCACCATGTGGCATGAACATCAGATCGTAAGCATACAAACAATGCAATAGCGGCAACAGATAACAGCCCAAATAGCGACGTACCCATTCATCCGTAGATAATCCTGATGCAGATATTAAAGCGGGTAAAAAAGCATTCCCCTGTTGATCATGATGCAATAATGCCGCCATCGACATCACATTCTGATCCTTATCAATCAGCTGAAGAGGATTTTCTCTCCATAACGCAGCCATCATTTTCTTATAAGGCGTATCACCATTAATGGCTTGTTCATAATAACTACTCCTAAAACCAATGCTCGCAACTTCTCTCAATAGTCGGAAACCACAACGCTGTAAAACCACATCTTTTTCTACTAAATCAAATAACCATTCATTTATACCCGGTGTTGTTGCCATATAATAAGGTGACAAACCACGCATAAATCCCATATTCAGAATAGATAAAGCGGCTTTTACATAGAAGCGTTGTGGGTTGCTACGATTAAAAAGAGTTCTTATTGACTGCTGCGCCTGATAAATATCGCTTCCCTTACCCAAATAAACCAAGTTTCGGTTAGCAAGGTCATGAGCAAATACCGATGGCAGTTTGTTTTGCCATTGCCACGGATGAAAAGGCATCAATAAATATTCTTCCGGATTAAGCCCCATAAGAATAAGCTTATTATTAAATTGAGTGACCTCCTCTTTTCCTAATTCCTGCTCCAATAGTTGCTGATAAGTAAGTTGTTCAATGCAGGCAAAATGTGCTTTGCTCTTATGCGCTGCCAACCATATCAAACGAATATCAGAAGCAGATTCAGGACTAAAATTTTGGAAATCTTCCGCATCAAAGCCAATACGCCCATTATTAGCAACAAAGATCGGATGACCTTCCATCATTTCAGCTTCAATAGCCTGGAAATCAGCATTGACCAACTCTTCTACTTTAATACCACTCCGATGATATTTAAATGCACTGCTATGTAATGTACTGGTCAATTCTTCCAAATAAGTTGGCATCACAGTATCACTAATACCAAGCTGTTTTTTAAACTCAATGATAAAAAGAATAAAATCGAGTTTAACCCAATCACCTGCCTGCATTTTTCGTAATGAATCAGCATCAATAAGCCAATGATCAAGTGCTAACCGACGTGCGCGAAAATGATAATCAACCGAATGTTCATGATTTTCTAAGTGATACTGCTGATAACCATCCTGGTCTGTGGTTTCAGTCAATAGCTCTGGCGATAACAGACATTCGTGGGCAAACTCAGAAATGGCTTTCTTCAAATGTAATCGGTTCACTTTTTGCCAAATGGCAGGGTATAAGTGCCTAACGAAAGCATCGCTGTGATTAAGAGTTTCCGGTAATTCCGCTGATTGCAACGCTATCTGGTGCTGTTCTCTCGTACAGAATGCTAATCCGGCAGTTTTGTGTGGTAATTGCACAGTTTTATGATAAACAAAACCAGCTCGTAAATTGAGGCGGTGGATTTTTTCATTTCGTATATTAGGCTCAACGACAATTCGATTAACAGCAGAATTACTGAAAATAAATGCAATAATTGTTTGAAAGATCCCCCACGTAAATTGCCTGATTTTCTTATCTGATGGCGCAACCAGTATATGCATCCCCATGTCATCCGGGAGGGCATCATAATATTGGCTAATCTGATCTTTCTGTGCCCAGTAACACTCCAGCAAGAAAACTGGTTGTTCCTGATATATTCCGATAAAAACAGAATCAGGTCGATTTTCTATTAAGTTTTTATAGAAATCTCTTACCTGCTGTTCAGTATGATCTTGCATGCCCCAATAACAAGCATAGTCCCGCTTGACCCAATCTGCGATAACCGCAATGTCTTCATCTATATCTAATGGGCGCAATGAAAACGTTCCCAAATCAGGTAAATTTTTTTCAAACGATGGGGAGACAATATTAGACATCAGCATACTCCTTCACTGGCAACACTAAATTGTTGGAATGAAATACTTTTTTCTATCACGTAATGTTCTTTTCCCGTGATTTGCTCAATCAGGCGAGAATTGCGGTAACAGGCCATTCCCAAGTCTGGCGTCACAAAGCCATGTGTATGCAGTTCAACGTTCTGTACAAAGATTTCATTGTTGTAGTCGATACTGTAATTGCGCTGCACATCATAACGACCTCGTTTATCCCAACGGATACGTTGCTGAATACCCTCAATAAATCCAGGAACCTGATATTGATATCCTGTAGCCAGAACGACTCCTTCTGTTTCCAGAGAAAACGGGGCTTCCTGTTCCTGCTGGAATAAATCCAATACAAATTTTTGTCTTGCAACTGTATTCTGGTTTTCAATTATACAATGCATTTCTCGCAATTCACTGTTGGTATATAACGAAACATTCAATTCACCATTTAACCGCTTGGTGTACATCAAATCGAAAATTTCATTAATAAGTGAGCTATTAATGCCTTTATAGAGAGATTTTTGTGAGCGATTGAGTTCTTCACGCTTATTTTCTGGCAAACTATAGAAATAATCCACATATTCAGGAGAAGTCATCTCCAATGTCAGTTTGGTATATTCAAGCGGGAAAAAACGAGGAGAGCGTGTGACCCAATTGAGTTGATAACCATAGGTATCAACGTCCTGTAACAGATCATAAAAAATCTCTGCGGCACTCTGACCACTTCCTAAAACTGTAATAGATTTCTTTTGTTGTAAGGCTGCTTTATTACTTAAATAATTTCCAGATGTTATCATCTGATTTTCAAATGGCTTGCAACACTTCGGAATATAAGAAGAAGGCCCTGTTCCTAACACCAATTTTTTTGTAAAAAATTGGTGTTTCTGCCCTGTCAAAGTGTCTGTACATTGCAAAATATAATGCGAATGAGATTCATCATAACTAATATCTTCAACCTTTGTGTTAAAACGAAGATTAGAGAGTCTTTCTGCTGCCCATTGACAATATTGGTTATATTCTTTGCGCATCAGGAAAAAATTTTCCCGAATGTAGAATGAATAAATACGTCCCTTCTCTTTTATATAATTGAGAAAACTTAATGGATGTGTCGGAGAGGCTAATGTTACCAAATCCGCCATAAACGGAGTCTGCATAGTCGAGTTTTCCAGCATCATGCCTGGATGCCAATCAAATCCTGATTTCTGATCAATAAACAGGCTAGTGATTTCTTTTATAGGCTGAACCAGACATGCCAACCCCAGATTAAATGGGCCGACTCCAATTGCAATAAAATCATAAGTCTTGGTTGTCATAATTACTCCTAATAAATACCAATTGATCAATAAACAGCTTGATGTTGATTGGATAATGAATCATCAGAAAATACGAGATCAGTCAGCAACAGGTTTCCCTGAGTGACAATACTGTCGATGATCTCTTGTAAATGTTTTACGGTTGTAGCCGGATTAAGGAACGTGAATTTCAGATATTGCCTGTCATTAATTTTAGTGCCGGCAATAACACACTCTCCTTCTCTAAACAGTGCCTTACGGATGCTGGCATTGAGGTGATCAATCGCATATTCAGAGAGTGCTTGCTTCGGAACAAAGCGAAATACCAACGTACTTAATACAGGTTGATGGGCAAGTTCAAAACATGGGTTTTGTCTCATCAAATGATACGCAGACTGCGCTGTGTCCAATAAAGTATCAAATGCCTGTCCAAGTTGTTCGGCACCAATCACGCGCAGTGTCAGCCACATCTTCAGTGCATCAAAACGGCGCGTCGTCTGAATACTTTTATTCACCAGATTCGGCGTTCCCTCCTGTTCCGCACTCAGGGGGTTCAAATACTCCGCATGGTAGGTCAGATGAGAAAAATGCTGTCTATTTTTAACGAAGAAAGCACTGCAACTTACAGGCTGGAAAAAGGATTTGTGGTAATCCACGGTGACAGAATCCGCTCTGTCTATGCCCTGAAGTAAATGAGAGTGGCGGGATGAAACCAACAGACCACATCCATAAGCAGCATCAACATGCAGCCATAAACTGTACTTTTCGGCTAAATCAGCAAGTAAAGGTAATGGATCGATACTGCCAAAGTCGGTCGTTCCCGCAGTAGCGACAATGGCAAAAGGAATATTCCCTTCATCAAGACATTGTTTAATATTTGCTTCTAATGCCTGTACAGACATACGGAATTCATCATCGCATGGAACAGAGACAACAGCGTTATAACCTAACCCCAATATCGCAGCGGCTTTTTGAGTGCTGAAATGGCTGACCGATGAGGAAAAAATACGTAGTTTATGAAAATCCGCAGGTAAACCGTGCAATTGGTTTTTGTGCCCTGGATTCCGTCGGTGACAAAACCAGTCTCGTGCCAATAGCATTGCCATCAGGTTTGATTGCGTACCACCACTGGTAAATATGCCATCTGCTTCTTTACCTAAACCAATCTTATCCAGCGTCCAATCAAGAACTTTTTGTTCTATTAAAGTCCCTCCAGCGCTTTGATCCCATGTATCTACGGATGAGTTTATGCAACCGATTATTGTTTCAGCTATCGCTGATGGCAGCACAAGTGGACAGTTAAGGTGTGCAACATATTTAGGATGATGGAAATAAACCGCATCTTTAATATAAAGATGCTGCAATTCTTCTAATGCATACTCCCAAGATCCCAATGGGTTATCTAAATTTATCTTTTTAAATAATGAAGATAATTCATTAGGTAATATTCCACTAAAAGGAGATTTTGTTTTCTGCAATATCCTTTTTAACTTAACAATTACATCGCAGGAATCTTCCAGATAGCTCCCTGCATTATCACCATTTAATAGATATTGATTAAAGTGCTTTTCTTTAAAGCCATCGCTACTTTTAAAATGATCATTTCCCGTTAAATAGGTGTTTTTGGCCAAAGGTTCGGCAAGTACTTGAGATTCTTCAAACATTATATGTCCTTACTTTCTTTTTATATAAGCTATAGCATTAATATCACAACTTATTGATCTTATAACTATGTTCATTAAATCCAGTTATATATAGCTCTATATTTTTAATTTACTATTCTTAAATTTCGACTCTAAATTCATTAGATATTCTTTTTATTTTTTTAATTCTTATCTATCTGGTTTAGCTAATTTATCCCAATAACATGATTATGAACATATATTCTATATGTTCTGGAAAAGCACCCTGCTTATTATTAATAAAAAATGAAATCTATTTGGTATATAGATGGCCGTTTAAAATTATCTTTTTGAAATATCAACTCCTCTATTAACAATTAAGTTAACAAAGTCAGAAAGAAAATCATAACCTTCTTTTAAGAAAGAAGGTAACTCAACCTAATATTATTTATGCAGTTAATTCAAGAGGACAATCATGACAATTTCCTACTCCCGGTAGTTTGTTCCTTTGACAGCAGCAACGACGCTGAATCACATTATTTCTCAGAATAACTGTCCGATACAATGGATTATCCCTGCCATCCGGTAATTTCTGTTCAAAGAAAAGGTTATTTACCAATATGTCGTATTGTTCAGCATCCATTCTTTCCCTGAAATTACTCAAATACCAATACATCACATAACCAATATTGTTCCATAACAAACGCCCATTAATTCCTTGATAAGATTCAATTTTCTCACAAACAGGAATAATATGGCGATCCAACAAAGAATAATAACGTTCCAGCAGAGATATGGGTTCTTTCATCCAGTTTAATTGGTAATAAACCATATTAGGCCTGCCACTTTCATGAAATTCAACCTGAAAAAGATGGTAATCTGCATCTACTGCTTGTGGATATTCCAACAACATTAACATAATAGGAGGAACAACCAAGCCAAAATACCATTGTGCCCATAACGAATAAAGACCTTTATTATTTGGCTTCTGTTCATTATTCCCATAGTATTCGTTTTGGTAACGTTGCATTAATATTGAGAATTCTTTTTCATTCGACCATTGATAAAAATCCATACTCTCTGATGGGATATTTTCCGCATTCACTTTCATTGATGAATTAAAGTGACTAAATGCACTGTCGAATAAATTAACAATATCGTTAATATCTATTTTTGATATCATTTGATTGGAGCTATGATTATTTTTATTTGTCATTTTACACTCTCCTGTTATATCTCGGAATAACTAACGGCTTGTCAGATTCCGGATCACGAATAATGCAACAGGCCAGACCAAATACATCCGCAATACTTTGTTCTGTGATGATTTCTTCCGGCTTTCCTTCTGCATAAACTTGCCCGTTCTTCATCATGATCAACCGCGTGGCATAACGCAGAGCCAAATTGATATCGTGTAAAACCAGTACCAGAGTTTTTCCTT is part of the Xenorhabdus cabanillasii genome and encodes:
- a CDS encoding AzlC family ABC transporter permease, with amino-acid sequence MPIPDTPVPDNLTSDTAINDPAIPSKCSSFIKGIFDSLPIVISCIFISFTFRLSSVKLGFTSPEAVSGKKTAIWAFGSADEVFTAATTKLIKDQRNRSENWMVAIAICLWLHWVLGTVSGTLLGNSHLNSYPAVEATITFMLSAILAEIVIGCLAALIQAHITQLGKKSSLRPGANRTPGKKMGKIDIILNSIGVASICSLLIPDVIQEHNKLFPTLIGCFIIYVFRYKTRSIIFSTLSRSAIFGLTFKVFMN
- the mprA gene encoding transcriptional repressor MprA; protein product: MESSFTPTEELLNCRVAQQKELNKSLPYQEILLTRLSMHVQSKMLESRNNMLRAQGINETLFMALMILDTKESRSIQPSELSSALGSSRTNATRIADELEKQGWIERKESHNDRRCLHLHLTEKGTNFLNSLLPPQHECLVKLWSALDLEEQKQLEKLMRKLLTQLDNIGDCLKK
- the emrA gene encoding multidrug efflux MFS transporter periplasmic adaptor subunit EmrA, with the translated sequence MSLSEESPLSPTSNRQQKNKKHQRRNIMIFLTLLFLILGTIYAVYWLIFSRHQQETDNAYAAGNQIQIMSQVAGSVTTIYFDNTDFVKSGSVLIQLDPRDAELTLTKAKNELATAVRKTQQQMVDSKKYQAIIEQKKIALRKAQNDFNRRKILGRQDAIGQEELQHSYESVALAQADLDVAIEQYNSNQAIILNTPLEKQPVVEKAASGVRDAWLNLQRTKIVSPVDGYVSRRNVQIGSRINMGTPLMAIVPATNMWIEANFKETQLSNMKIGQPAKITSDFYGNGIVYTGKVVGLDMGTGSAFSLLPAQNASGNWIKVVQRLPVRIELEPEQLKQHPLRIGLSTKVIVDTADTNGMTLSTTERIKPAYHTNALMIDMSPVNKIVTDIINSNSNN
- the emrB gene encoding multidrug efflux MFS transporter permease subunit EmrB — protein: MVTREPLTGAKLALLTISLAMATFMLVLDSTIANVAIPTIAGNLGASNSQGTWVITSFGVANAISIPVTGWLAKRFGEVKLFIWSTALFTFSSWLCGIANSLEMLIVFRIIQGLVAGPVLPLCQSLLLNNYPPAKRNMALALWSVMIVVAPICGPILGGYISDNYHWGWIFFINIPLGIGIIFVSMQILRGRETKIEINPIDTVGLILLIVGVGCLQIMLDQGKELDWFNSTEIIVLTVIAVISLSFLIVWELTDEHPVIDLSLFKERNFTIGTLSISLSFMLYFGSIVLLPQLLQEVFGYTATWAGFAAAPIGLLPLLLSPLIGKYGHKIDMRLIVTFSFITYTVCFYWRAYAFEPGMDFATAAWPQFVQGLAIACFFMPLTTITLSGLGPERMASASSLSNFTRILSGSIGTSITTTMWTQRESVHHSYFTENINPYNPNYQQTYQQLSQLGMNDQQISAYLAKGITHQGLIIAANEIFWLSAGVFLVLTLLVWMAKPPFGAGNQGSGGAH
- a CDS encoding GNAT family N-acetyltransferase; protein product: MSNIVSPSFEKNLPDLGTFSLRPLDIDEDIAVIADWVKRDYACYWGMQDHTEQQVRDFYKNLIENRPDSVFIGIYQEQPVFLLECYWAQKDQISQYYDALPDDMGMHILVAPSDKKIRQFTWGIFQTIIAFIFSNSAVNRIVVEPNIRNEKIHRLNLRAGFVYHKTVQLPHKTAGLAFCTREQHQIALQSAELPETLNHSDAFVRHLYPAIWQKVNRLHLKKAISEFAHECLLSPELLTETTDQDGYQQYHLENHEHSVDYHFRARRLALDHWLIDADSLRKMQAGDWVKLDFILFIIEFKKQLGISDTVMPTYLEELTSTLHSSAFKYHRSGIKVEELVNADFQAIEAEMMEGHPIFVANNGRIGFDAEDFQNFSPESASDIRLIWLAAHKSKAHFACIEQLTYQQLLEQELGKEEVTQFNNKLILMGLNPEEYLLMPFHPWQWQNKLPSVFAHDLANRNLVYLGKGSDIYQAQQSIRTLFNRSNPQRFYVKAALSILNMGFMRGLSPYYMATTPGINEWLFDLVEKDVVLQRCGFRLLREVASIGFRSSYYEQAINGDTPYKKMMAALWRENPLQLIDKDQNVMSMAALLHHDQQGNAFLPALISASGLSTDEWVRRYLGCYLLPLLHCLYAYDLMFMPHGENIIMVLEKHIPQYIFMKDLAEEILVMNPDADLPEKASRVKVNMPEEMKSLTILSDVFDGVFRYLSAILDEQGGYPQEDFWKAVADCILDYQLEHPELREKFIQYELLTPEIKRCCLNRLQIANNRQMLDLSDPSKSLKFSENLINPIAEFVKTAHIK
- a CDS encoding lysine N(6)-hydroxylase/L-ornithine N(5)-oxygenase family protein produces the protein MTTKTYDFIAIGVGPFNLGLACLVQPIKEITSLFIDQKSGFDWHPGMMLENSTMQTPFMADLVTLASPTHPLSFLNYIKEKGRIYSFYIRENFFLMRKEYNQYCQWAAERLSNLRFNTKVEDISYDESHSHYILQCTDTLTGQKHQFFTKKLVLGTGPSSYIPKCCKPFENQMITSGNYLSNKAALQQKKSITVLGSGQSAAEIFYDLLQDVDTYGYQLNWVTRSPRFFPLEYTKLTLEMTSPEYVDYFYSLPENKREELNRSQKSLYKGINSSLINEIFDLMYTKRLNGELNVSLYTNSELREMHCIIENQNTVARQKFVLDLFQQEQEAPFSLETEGVVLATGYQYQVPGFIEGIQQRIRWDKRGRYDVQRNYSIDYNNEIFVQNVELHTHGFVTPDLGMACYRNSRLIEQITGKEHYVIEKSISFQQFSVASEGVC
- a CDS encoding pyridoxal phosphate-dependent decarboxylase family protein, giving the protein MFEESQVLAEPLAKNTYLTGNDHFKSSDGFKEKHFNQYLLNGDNAGSYLEDSCDVIVKLKRILQKTKSPFSGILPNELSSLFKKINLDNPLGSWEYALEELQHLYIKDAVYFHHPKYVAHLNCPLVLPSAIAETIIGCINSSVDTWDQSAGGTLIEQKVLDWTLDKIGLGKEADGIFTSGGTQSNLMAMLLARDWFCHRRNPGHKNQLHGLPADFHKLRIFSSSVSHFSTQKAAAILGLGYNAVVSVPCDDEFRMSVQALEANIKQCLDEGNIPFAIVATAGTTDFGSIDPLPLLADLAEKYSLWLHVDAAYGCGLLVSSRHSHLLQGIDRADSVTVDYHKSFFQPVSCSAFFVKNRQHFSHLTYHAEYLNPLSAEQEGTPNLVNKSIQTTRRFDALKMWLTLRVIGAEQLGQAFDTLLDTAQSAYHLMRQNPCFELAHQPVLSTLVFRFVPKQALSEYAIDHLNASIRKALFREGECVIAGTKINDRQYLKFTFLNPATTVKHLQEIIDSIVTQGNLLLTDLVFSDDSLSNQHQAVY
- the fhuF gene encoding siderophore-iron reductase FhuF, whose protein sequence is MTNKNNHSSNQMISKIDINDIVNLFDSAFSHFNSSMKVNAENIPSESMDFYQWSNEKEFSILMQRYQNEYYGNNEQKPNNKGLYSLWAQWYFGLVVPPIMLMLLEYPQAVDADYHLFQVEFHESGRPNMVYYQLNWMKEPISLLERYYSLLDRHIIPVCEKIESYQGINGRLLWNNIGYVMYWYLSNFRERMDAEQYDILVNNLFFEQKLPDGRDNPLYRTVILRNNVIQRRCCCQRNKLPGVGNCHDCPLELTA